In Paenibacillus sp. FSL R7-0345, a single window of DNA contains:
- a CDS encoding extracellular solute-binding protein — MGMKRKPKSMVLLLLGLMLAMTASGCSGNNNAGGNANANKENTNTAAATTEASAAPTAAAPSGDEPGWQSDTSPITFDWYLNFSWFPNKWGVDPTSQYVTKKTGVNINFIVPAGNENEKLNTMIASGQLPDFITLGFWEDAIKKMIEGDMVLPLNKLADEYDPYFYKVSDKDKLGWYTQEDGNVYGYPNSSSSPADYEKYGANYVSNQTFVVRKDIYEAIGSPDMRTPEGFLNALKMAQEKFPQVNGQPLIPLGLHEFTENGNDSLEGYLQNFLAIPWEKDGKVYERETDPEYVRWMKTLRQANQDGLLAKDIFIDKRAQMEEKIAQGRYFAMLYQRTDFASQLGTIYQKNPEQTYIAVDGPSNTALDQPTLNGPGISGWTVTLISKNVKDKARAIKFLSYLNSEEGNKDLYLGEKGVSYDTIDGKDQFLPEAFALMNSDRAAFDKKYGSSFTFWMMQNTNITDQWAPKSVEPFKQLEDWTRGKAINTSEFQLIDPTGNSPEGIVATKLKQLRGKTMPKLLMASSDAEFDEIWSDYLAKKDKEGFATFDAYRQTKYQENKKKLGME, encoded by the coding sequence ATGGGCATGAAACGCAAGCCAAAATCTATGGTGCTGCTGCTCTTGGGACTGATGCTCGCGATGACGGCATCAGGCTGCTCAGGCAACAACAATGCCGGAGGCAATGCCAACGCAAATAAGGAGAACACCAATACGGCGGCGGCAACAACCGAGGCTTCGGCCGCACCAACGGCTGCTGCACCGTCGGGAGATGAGCCGGGCTGGCAAAGCGATACTTCACCGATCACCTTTGACTGGTATCTGAATTTCTCCTGGTTTCCAAATAAATGGGGTGTAGACCCGACCTCGCAATATGTAACGAAAAAGACCGGCGTCAACATTAACTTCATCGTGCCTGCCGGTAACGAAAATGAAAAGCTGAATACAATGATTGCTTCCGGCCAGCTGCCTGACTTCATAACCCTCGGCTTCTGGGAAGATGCGATCAAGAAAATGATCGAAGGCGATATGGTGCTGCCGCTCAACAAGCTGGCGGATGAATATGACCCTTACTTCTACAAGGTTTCCGATAAAGATAAGCTCGGCTGGTACACCCAGGAGGACGGCAATGTCTACGGTTATCCGAACTCTTCCTCCTCGCCTGCCGACTATGAAAAGTATGGCGCAAACTATGTATCCAACCAGACCTTCGTAGTCCGCAAGGATATTTACGAAGCGATCGGCAGCCCGGATATGCGCACACCGGAAGGCTTCCTGAACGCCCTCAAAATGGCGCAGGAGAAATTCCCTCAAGTAAACGGCCAGCCGCTTATTCCACTCGGCCTGCATGAGTTTACGGAGAACGGCAATGACTCCCTGGAAGGCTACCTGCAGAATTTCCTGGCGATCCCTTGGGAAAAAGACGGCAAGGTGTATGAACGCGAGACCGATCCGGAGTATGTACGCTGGATGAAAACACTCCGTCAGGCGAATCAGGACGGACTGCTGGCTAAAGACATCTTCATTGACAAGCGCGCTCAAATGGAAGAAAAAATCGCTCAGGGCCGCTACTTTGCAATGCTGTACCAACGTACAGATTTCGCTTCCCAGCTTGGAACGATCTACCAGAAAAATCCTGAGCAGACCTATATTGCTGTTGACGGACCTTCCAATACCGCTCTTGATCAGCCAACCCTGAACGGCCCTGGTATCTCCGGCTGGACAGTGACCCTGATCTCCAAGAACGTAAAAGACAAAGCACGCGCTATCAAATTCCTCAGCTACCTGAACAGTGAGGAAGGAAATAAAGATTTGTACCTGGGTGAAAAAGGCGTCAGCTATGATACAATTGATGGCAAGGACCAGTTCCTGCCTGAAGCATTCGCGCTGATGAACAGCGACCGCGCGGCATTCGACAAGAAATACGGCTCTTCCTTCACGTTCTGGATGATGCAGAACACGAACATTACCGACCAATGGGCTCCTAAATCGGTAGAACCGTTCAAGCAGCTGGAAGACTGGACCCGCGGTAAGGCCATTAACACTTCTGAGTTCCAGCTGATCGATCCTACCGGCAACTCGCCGGAAGGCATTGTCGCTACCAAGCTCAAACAGCTCCGCGGCAAAACGATGCCGAAGCTGCTGATGGCTTCCTCCGATGCCGAGTTCGATGAAATCTGGAGTGACTACCTCGCAAAGAAGGATAAAGAAGGCTTTGCGACCTTCGATGCCTACAGACAGACCAAGTATCAGGAGAACAAAAAGAAACTCGGTATGGAATAG